One window of the Parasphingopyxis algicola genome contains the following:
- a CDS encoding acyl-CoA dehydrogenase family protein, which yields MTESAAISDRARDIAARVETFVRETVAPYESDPRCEDHGPTEQLSLELKELARQAGVLTPHILDDGSHLTHAETALVLRKSGLSPLGPLACNTAAPDEGNMYLLGKAGSAEMQERFLKPLVEGRARSAFFMTEPADENGAGSDPSMMQTTATQDGNHWVITGRKAFITGAEGAKVGIVMAKAEQGASMFLVDLPDPAIRIERVLDTIDSSMPGGHAVVAIDNLRVPADQMLGNPGEGFKLAQIRLAPARLTHCMRWHGACTRAHEIATDYAVRRQAFGKPLIDHEGVGFQLADNLIDLKQSELMIDWCAEVLDTGALGTAESSMAKVAVSEALFRIADRCVQVMGGTGVTGDTIVEQIFREVRAFRIYDGPTEVHKWSLAKKIKRENRVE from the coding sequence ATGACCGAGAGTGCCGCCATCTCCGATCGCGCGCGCGATATCGCCGCGCGCGTCGAAACGTTCGTCCGCGAGACGGTCGCGCCCTATGAGAGCGATCCGCGCTGCGAAGACCATGGCCCGACCGAGCAACTGTCGCTCGAACTCAAGGAACTGGCGCGGCAGGCGGGCGTGCTGACCCCGCATATCCTCGACGATGGCAGTCATCTGACCCATGCCGAAACCGCACTTGTCCTTCGCAAGTCGGGCCTCTCGCCGCTCGGTCCGCTCGCCTGCAACACGGCCGCACCCGACGAAGGCAATATGTATCTGCTCGGCAAGGCGGGATCGGCGGAGATGCAGGAGCGGTTCCTGAAACCGCTGGTAGAGGGCAGGGCGCGTTCGGCCTTCTTCATGACCGAACCGGCCGATGAAAACGGCGCGGGTTCCGACCCCTCGATGATGCAAACCACCGCCACGCAGGACGGCAACCACTGGGTGATCACCGGCCGCAAGGCGTTCATCACCGGGGCCGAGGGCGCGAAGGTCGGGATCGTGATGGCGAAGGCCGAGCAAGGGGCGAGCATGTTTCTTGTCGACCTGCCCGATCCCGCGATTCGCATCGAACGCGTGCTCGATACGATCGACAGTTCGATGCCGGGCGGCCATGCGGTGGTCGCCATCGACAATCTGCGCGTCCCTGCGGACCAGATGCTCGGCAATCCGGGGGAGGGGTTCAAGCTCGCCCAGATCCGGCTCGCGCCCGCGCGGCTCACCCATTGCATGCGTTGGCACGGCGCCTGCACGCGCGCCCACGAGATCGCGACCGATTATGCGGTAAGGCGCCAGGCCTTCGGCAAGCCGCTGATCGACCATGAGGGCGTCGGCTTCCAGCTCGCCGACAATCTGATCGACCTGAAACAGTCCGAACTGATGATCGACTGGTGCGCGGAGGTGCTCGATACCGGCGCGCTCGGCACCGCGGAAAGTTCGATGGCCAAGGTCGCGGTGTCCGAAGCGCTGTTCCGGATCGCCGACCGCTGCGTCCAGGTGATGGGCGGGACCGGCGTCACCGGCGATACGATCGTCGAGCAGATATTCCGAGAGGTCCGCGCCTTCCGCATCTATGACGGGCCGACCGAGGTCCACAAATGGTCGCTCGCCAAGAAGATCAAGCGCGAGAACCGGGTGGAATAG
- a CDS encoding nuclear transport factor 2 family protein, whose translation MFTGPIEDRLAIRELHDRYSDAVCRVDAEDWGDCWAEDAVWEFMGMTIEGKPAIVELWTGAMAGFDAVSFIAVPASIEIDGDRATGRCQTHEILVEKGQSRVAGGLYEDEFVKRDGRWLYKKRNFRVIAEHRPE comes from the coding sequence ATGTTTACCGGACCGATCGAAGACCGGCTGGCGATCCGCGAGCTGCACGACCGCTATTCCGATGCCGTCTGCCGCGTCGACGCCGAGGACTGGGGCGATTGCTGGGCCGAGGACGCGGTCTGGGAGTTCATGGGGATGACGATCGAGGGCAAGCCTGCGATCGTCGAACTGTGGACCGGCGCGATGGCGGGGTTCGACGCGGTCAGCTTCATCGCCGTGCCCGCATCGATCGAGATAGATGGCGACCGCGCGACCGGACGCTGCCAGACGCACGAGATACTGGTCGAAAAGGGCCAGTCCCGCGTCGCGGGCGGGCTCTATGAAGACGAATTCGTCAAGCGGGACGGGCGGTGGTTGTACAAAAAACGCAACTTCCGCGTGATCGCCGAGCATCGGCCCGAATAA
- a CDS encoding putative quinol monooxygenase produces the protein MKVVVSAMVDLEPEKREEALKTAQPFIDGALSQDGCIAYAWTADLNDPARVQVFEEWESEEALASHLAGPHYLGMLDHMGSFGIVNAVSRKYRVDKEGPVYNAEGVATADFD, from the coding sequence ATGAAAGTCGTGGTATCGGCCATGGTGGATCTGGAGCCCGAAAAGCGCGAGGAAGCGCTCAAGACGGCGCAGCCCTTTATCGACGGCGCGCTGAGCCAGGACGGCTGCATCGCCTATGCCTGGACCGCCGATCTCAACGATCCGGCGCGCGTCCAGGTGTTCGAGGAATGGGAAAGCGAGGAGGCGCTCGCATCGCATCTCGCCGGGCCGCACTATCTCGGCATGCTCGACCATATGGGAAGCTTCGGCATCGTCAACGCAGTGAGCCGCAAATATCGCGTCGACAAGGAAGGCCCGGTCTATAACGCGGAAGGCGTCGCGACGGCGGACTTCGATTAG